AAGGAGATCGGCTGCGTATAGAGCCCCATATTGGCGCGCACCGGCATCTCGACGCCGTCGAGCGTGAAGTTGACCTGGCCGATCTTCGGCGCGGTCACCGGCGTCGCCGGCGCGAGGATGGCGTCGCAGTCCTTGAACAGGTTGAGCACCGCGTCGCGATACCAGCGGCGGAAGTTCTGCGCCTTCACGACCAGAGTCGACGGGATCATCGCGCCCGCGATCAGCCGGTCGCGCACCGCCGGGTCGAAATCGTTCGCCTGTGTGCGCAGGCGCTCGAGATGCAAGGCCGCGCCTTCCGTGGTGGTGATGACGAAAGCCGCCGAGCGCGCGCGGTTGGCCTCCGGAATTTCCACCGTGCGCGCGCCCACCGCTTTGGCCGCCGTGTCGAGCGCGCTCAAGGCCTCGAGCGAGGCGCCCTTGCGGAAATAGCCGCCGGCCACCGCGACGCGCAGGCCCTCCAGGCCCTGCTCCAGAAACGGCGTCGTCGACTCGCGCGGACGATCGACGCAGGCCGCATCTTCGGCGTCGAAGCCCTGCATGGCGTCATAGCTCAGCGCCAGATCGCGCACCGTGCGCGCGAAGGGCCCGAGATGATCGAGCGAGGCAACGAAGGGAAATGAGCGCGCCCGTGTCAGCCTGCCATAGGTCGGCTTCAATCCGAAAATGCCGCACAGCGACGACGGCACGCGAATGGAGCCATTGGTGTCGGAGCCGAGCGCGATCGGCACCATGCCGCCGCCAACCGCGCCGCCCGAACCGCCGGACGAGCCGCCGGTCATGCGTTCGGGGTCGTGCGGATTGCGCGACGGGCCGTCATGCACATTCTCGCCGGTGAAATCGTAGGCGTATTCGCCCATGTTGAGCGCGCCGGTAAGCACCGCGCCGGCGGCTTCCATGCGCTCGATCAGCACGGCGTCGTGCTTGGCGGCTGCCCGCGTGCGGTTGATCTTCGAACCCGCCACCGTCGGCAGGCCTTCGATGTCGAACAGGTTCTTCACTGCGAAGGGCACGCCGGCGAGCGGCAGCTTCGCTCTGTCGGGCGAGGCATCGACCGCTTTGGCTTTCGCGCGCGCGCGCTCGGCGGTCACCGCGGTGAAGGCATTGAGCAGCGGATTGCGCTTGTCGATGACGGCGAGCATCTGCTCGGTCACGTCGAGCGCGCTGACTTTTCCGGATTGCACCGCCGCCGCGATCTCGGCGGCCGACGACCAGGTGTGATCGCTCATGTCGGAGGCTCCCCACTCACGCCTTGAAGATCGGCGCCGGTTCGGCTTCGTCCGGCAGCGGGAAGTCGGCATAGGTCGCGGCGTGACGAAGCGAGACCTCGAGATTGGCCTTCACGGCGCCCTTCCAGGCCGGCTCGAGCGGCAGGTTGAGCGCCACTGCTGCGGCGTCGATGAAGTCGTCGAGTTTGTCGGCCATGGAGATCGTCCGGGTGGGTCGCCGGTAACTTACATGCAAATTTGGAGCCAAGGTAGTCCGCCGAACCGGTTAGGGACGTTGTGCTGGGATCAACTTGGCCACGTCTCCCACCCCCTGTAAGGTCGCCGCACAACACGAAAGCAATATCCGGGAGGACTGAGAATGCGGATGATCAAACGGCCGGTGCTGGCCTTGGTGCTCGCCTTGGCGCTCGCTTTGCCGGGTCTGGCCCAGGCGGAGGACTATCCGAACAGGAACATCCGCTTGATCGTGCCCTTCCCGCCCGGCGGTCCCAACGATGTCATCGCGCGCGTTGTCGCCAAGCGCATGTCCGACATTCTCAAGCAGACGATCGTTATCGACAATCGCGGCGGCCAGGGCGGCGTGCTCGGCACCGATGCCGTCGTCAGGGCGGAGCCGGATGGCTACACGATTGCTATCACCAGCGCCGGCGCGTTGGCGATCAGCCCGAGCATGGAGAAGGTGCCCTACGAGACCTTGCGCGATCTCCAGCCGGTGACGCTGGTCGCCTCGGTACCCGAAATGCTGGTCGTCGCGGACAACGTCCCGGCCAAGAATATGCAGGAGCTCGTCGCGCTCGCCAAAGCACAGCCCGGCAAGTTCAATTTCGCATCGTCGGGCGCCGGCAGCCTGCCGCATCTGGCCGGCGAACTGTTCAAGCTCAGCGCCAAGATCGACGTCGTCCATGTGCCATATCGCGGCGCCGCGCCCGCGGTGAACGACCTGCTCGGCGGACAAACACAGATGGCTTTCTTCGATCTGCCGGTGTTGCTGCCGCATGTCCAGGCGGGCAAATTGCGGGCGATCGCCATTGGCGCGCCGAAACGCTCGGCGGCCGCGCCGGATGTACCGACCACCGCGGAAGCCGGCATGGGCGAGTTGCAGGCTGAAAACTGGTACGGAATGGTAGCGCCGGCCAAGACACCCGCCGCAGTTATTCAGATCCTGAACAAAGCGGCCATCGAAGCGATGAAGGATGCTGAGGTCATCGACCGGATGAACAAGGTCGGCGCCAAGCTCGTCGGCAATTCACCCGAGGAATTCCGCAGCTATATTACCGCCGAAACCGAGAAATGGACCCGCGTGATCAAGGCGGCCTACATACCGGTGTCGAAATAGCCGCAACGTGTCCGTTCGCTTGACCGAACCTTCCGGCCTGATGACCTTGCGGTCGACCGAAACGTCTCCGTTCGGGCGCAAGGTTCGCATTGCCATCGATGTTCTGGGGCTCGGTGCGCGCATTGCCGTCGCGCCGGCCAATACGCTCGATGAAAACGACACGCTGCGGCAGCAGAACCCGCTGGGCAAGATGCCGTGCCTGCTGCTGCCCGGCAGCGAGGTGCTGTACGACAGCGGCGTCATTATCGAATACCTGCAGGAGTTCGCCGGCACCGACCGGCTGGTGCCGCGACAGGGGCCGGAGCGTTATCGCAAACTCACTCTGGCGACGCTCGCCGACGGCATCACCGACGCTGCCTTGCTCATGGTCTACGAAGGCCGCTTCCGCGAGCCCGGCGCGCATTCGACGCGTTGGCTCACCCACCAGCGCGGCAAGATGCTGCGCGCGCTCGCGGCGTTCGAGCCTGCACCGCCGCCGGCCAACGTCACGGACATTGTGAGCATCGGCCTTGCCTGCGCCCTCGGTTATCTCGACTGGCGCCAGCCTATCGCATGGCGGCCCGAGCATCCGCGGCTCGAGCAATGGCTGACCGATTTTTCCCGGCACGAGGGTGCCTTCGGCCGTACGCAGGCCAAATCCTGATCATTGATTCAAAGTCCTGATCGTAGACCCGCCGGTCCGAAGGCGATATGAGCTGTTACCGTTTGCAAGATCGCAGCACGCCCATGCCCTACCCTGCCTCAGGCCCCGTCACCCTCGACACCAATCTCGCCGATTATCCGGTGACACGTGCGCTGAAAGCCGGCGCGGTGACGTCCGATCTGGTGAAGTTCAACTTCACCGGGCCGAAGGTGGCGAACCAGGGCTTCAAGCCGATGGTGCGCGAAGGGCGCTTCGACGCTGGCGAACTTGCCATCGTCACCTTCCTGCAGGCGAAGATCTACGGCAAGCCGCTGACGCTGCTGCCCGCCGTGGTGATGGCGCGCGGCCAGCACCACACCATCAGTTACAATGTCGCGCGGGGTCCGCTGGCCCCGCGGGACATCGAGGGCAAACGCTTCGGCACCCGCTCCTATTCCGTGACCACGGGCGTCTGGGTGCGCGGCATCCTCAAGGACGAATACGGCGTCGACTTAGGGAAAGTGACCTGGTGCACCACCGACGACGGCCATCTCGCCGAATACAAGGACCCGGCGAATTGCGTGCGGCTGCCGGCTGGGTCGAATGTCGAGAAGATGCTCATCGAGGGCGAAGTCGACGGCGCCATTCTCGGCGGCGAATTACCCGACGAGCCGCGCGTTGCCCCGCTCTTTCCCGATCCGCACAAGGCGGCCGAAGCGTGGTCGAAGAAGAACGGCATGGTGCCGATCAACCACCTGTTCGTCGTGCGCAGCGAACTGGCGCAGCAACGCCCCGACGTCGTGCGCGACATCTTCCGCCTGCTCAAAGAAAGCAAAGCGCAAGGTGTGCCGCCGGAGAGCATGAAAGACGGCATCGACCCGGTGCCGTTCGGCGTCGAGAACAACCGCAAGGCGCTCGAGACCATCATCCGCTATTCGTACGAACAGCAGGTCATCCCGCGCATGATGTCGGTGGATGAACTGTTCGACGACGTGACGCGGGACCTGGTCTAGCCCGGCGAACGAACTGGCGAATAGCGGCCGAGGAACAGCTCGATCCCGGCTTCAATCTGGGCATCGACCTCGGCGCGACTCGGAGGACTCGACGGCACTAGCATCCCGCGGATGTCGAAATCCCCCCTGACAAGACTCAGAAACTGAATCGCGGCCAGGGCCGGATCGGGAACGTTGAGCTGCCCGCTCTCATGCGCTTTGATCAGGAATTGGGCCAGGCGCTCCTTAATCACCTTGGGGCCACTCTCGAAGATCGCCGTTCCGACCGAGGGAAGTCTCGGCACGACACCGGCGACGGTACGCAGGAGCAACATCGCCTGCTCGGTCAGGAATATTTCGACGAAGTTCGTAGCGACAAGCCTGAGCACGTGAGCGACATCGTCTTTGTCGAGTGTGAGCCGCCAGATTTCGTCCGCGACACGATTCGCCTCGTCGACCATGACGGCGGTGAAGAGCGCCTCCTTGCTGGTAAAATGCGCATAAAGGGTCGCTTTCGACACGTTGGCCTGGCGCGAGACCATGTCCATGCTGACCGCGTCGAAGCCCTGATCGATGAACAATTCACGAGCGGCCGCAAGGATCGAGGCAACCTTCAGGTTGCTCCGATCCGGGGTCGCGCGTTGCCCCTCTAGGCTGTCGCCGTCCTGCAACTGTTGCATGGCCATTTACCTCTCCTGAACTAGACGGTTCAGTTTTCTATTGACTTTTGCGCCGCAGCATCGCAAATGTCAAGACTGAACTGTTCAGTTTAGTTTGGCCATTTGGCGGTAAATATGCCTCGGAACCTCGTATCCCACGTATTCTTTTGTGGCGCGCTGACGCTCGCGTTAGCCGCCTGCGACGATCAACAAAAGTCGGCCGTTCAGCCCCCTCTTCCGGTCAAGGCGCAGGTGGTATCGGCGTCCGAGCATGCGCTCTCGGTGGCCTTCACCGGTGAGATCAAGGCCCGCGTCCAGAGCGAACTAGCCTTCCGGTTTGCCGGCAGGATCGCGAAGCGGTTTGTCGACGTCGGCGACCACATTCATGCCGGCCAGGTGCTGGCGACCCTGGAGGCCCGGGAACAGACCGCCGAAGTCGACTCCGCCGACGCCGGCGTAAAATCGGCCGAAGCGACTCTCCGTCAGGCCACAGCCGCCTACGATCGCCAGAAGGCGCTGCTGACCAACGGCTTCACCACCCAGACCAATTACGACAACGCCTTGCAGACCCTCCAGGCAGCCCGCGCCTCGCTCGACGTGGCCCGCTCAACCCTGGGTACGGCCAAGGAGCAATTCGCCAATACGACATTGATCGCCGACGCTGCCGGCGTCGTAACGGCACGCAATGCGGAAGCCGGACAAGTCGTCGAAGCCGCGCAGAGCGTCTTTACAGTCTCACTCGATGGCGAACGTGACGCTGTCTTCGATGTCTTCGAAGGATTGCTGTCGCACCAAGCCACCAACGCTACTATCGAAGTGGCGCTCGTCTCCGATCCTGGGGTCAAGACCACCGGCACAGTGCGCGAGATAGCGCCGACGGTCGATCCATCAACCGGCACGGTTCGCATTAAGGTGGCGGTCGACAAGTCGCCCGCGGCGATGACGCTTGGTGCTGCTGTCACGGGTGCTGGCCACTTCCAGGCCGCCCCTGTCTTCAGACTTCCCTCCAGCGCGTTCTTCACTGAACGCGGCAAGCCCGCCGTTTGGACCATCTATCCGCGCAGCCACATTGCCTCGATGAAGCCGATCGTCATCGACAGCTACCGGAGCAACGAAATCCTCATTCGCAGCGGGTTGAAGGCGGGCGAAATTGTCGCAACCGCGGGCGCGCAATTGCTCAGACCCGGCCAGATCGTGAAACCGCTGATCGCGAGCGAGCAGGCCCGCGCGGAGACTGCACCATGAAGTCGCCTCTCGTGTCCCTCGCGGCTGTTGCGCTCGCAGGCCTGCTGGCCGGGTGCAACGACAATACGAGCATGGCCAAAGCCGGGCCCGCGCCGCGGCCTGTCGTCTCGATGCTTGTCAAAGCGCAGAAAGAGCAGCCCTCCGGCTTCGCCGGAACGATTCAACCGGAATTTCAGACCGACCGCGGATTCCGCGTGCTCGGCCGTCTCATCGCCCGGCGCGTTGACGTAGGAGACGTGGTCAGGCCCGGGCAAGTTCTCGCGCAGATCGACCCGCTTTTGCTGGAACTTGCCGTGCGTTCGAGCGAAGCGGATCTCGCCAAGGCAAAAGCCCAACTCGACAATGCAACGGCGACGGAAAGCCGGCGCCGCGCGCTCCTGGCCAAGGATGTCGTGACGCAGGCCGACTTCGACACGGCACAGCAATCGCTGGAAGCCGCTTCCGCCAGCGTGAAGCAAGCCGAGGCCAATCTTACCAAGGCCCGCGAGCAGCGCGGCTATGCCACGCTGACGGCCGACGCAGCCGGCGTCGTCACAAGCGTGGACGCGGAAGTCGGGCAGATGGTGACCGCCGGCAAGAAAGTCATGACCATCGCACGCACGGACTCCCGCGAAGCGGTCGTCGACATTCCGGATTTTACCGCGCGTTCCTTGAGCCCGGGCCAGCCATTCACTGTCAGCCTGCAGGCCGACCCTTCCGTCACCGCAAGCGGAAAGATTCGCGAGATCGCGCCACAGGCCGATCAGGCCACGCGCACGCGCCGGGTCAAGATCACGCTGGACCGGAACGTCGAGGAATTCCGGCTCGGCACGACCATCACCGTATGGCCGGTCGAGCATGCGACGGCGCAGACGTTTTTCGACATTCCGGCCTCGGCAATCGTCACGCGTGATGGCGGGCCGCATGTCTGGCGGCTCGATCCAAAGACCAAAACAGTGCACGCGGTTTCCGTCGAGATAACGGAAAAGGACAGTCAAAAAATCCGCATCGGCTCTGGTCTAGCAGCCGGCGAGCGCATCGTCATCGCCGGCGTCAACAGCCTGTCCAACGGACAGATCGTCAAGTTCGACGAAAGGAACTCCCCGTGAAGCGTTTCAATCTGTCCGACTGGGCGCTCGATCACCGCTCTCTCATCTGGTACTTCATGATCATGGCGTCGATCGCGGGGTTCTTCTCCTATTTCAACCTCGGCCGCGCGGAAGATCCTGATTTCACCATCAAGACGATGATCATCCAGGCTCAGTGGCCGGGCGCGACCGTCGAGGACATGATCGGACAGGTCACCGATCGCATCGAAAAGAAGCTCGAGGAGCTCGACACCTTCGACTACGCCAAGAGCCTGAACACGCCGGGCTCGACTACGATTTTCGTCAATCTCAAGGAGACGACGAAGGCCAAGGACATTCCGGCGCTCTGGGCGAAAATCCGCAACATGATCGCGGACATCAAGGGCCAGTTTCCCGACGGTGTTGTCGGCCCGACCTTCAATGACAGCTTCGGCGATGTGTACGGCAATGTGTACGCCTTCACCGCCGACGGATTCAGTCAACGGCAATTGCGCGATTATGTCGAAGATGTTCGCGCCAGAATCCTGGCTGTTCCCAATATCGGTAAGGTCGACCTCATCGGCGCCCAGGACGAGGTGATCTATCTCGAATTCTCGACCCGCCAGATCGCTGCGCTCGGACTGACGCGACAATCGGTTATCGACACGCTCAAAGCGCAGAATGCTATTTCGCCCTCAGGATCGATCGAAACAGAGGGCGAGCGTATCAGCGTGCGGGTCAGCGGCTCGTTCACCTCTGAGCAGAGCCTGCGTGCGATCAATCTTCGCATCAATGATCGCTTCTTCCGCCTGGGAGACGTGGCCAACATCACGCGCGGCTATGTCGACCCGCCGACCTCGCTGTTTCGCGTTGGCGGCAAACCGGCGATCGGGCTAGCCATTGGCATGAAGCCCAACGCCAATCTTCTGAATTTCGGCGAAGCCCTGAAGGAGGAGATGGCCAAGATCGAAGCCGAGTTGCCGGTCGGCATCGGCGTGCATCAGGTTTCGGATCAGCCCGCGATTGTGGAAGAGGCCGTCGGCGGGTTTACGAAGGCGCTCTTCGAAGCCGTCGCGATCGTCCTTATCGTCAGCTTCGTCAGTCTCGGGCTTCGGGCTGGCCTTGTCGTCGCGGTAACGATCCCGCTTGTTCTCGCGATCACTTTTGTCGTGATGGAGGTCTGGGGCATTTCCCTGCAGCGCATATCGTTGGGGGCGCTGATCATCGCACTCGGCCTGCTGGTCGACGACGCGATGATCGCCGTGGAGATGATGGTGGCGCGGCTCGAGGCCGGCGATCCGCTGCCAAAAGCCGCAACCCACGTCTACACCTCGACCGCGTTTCCCATGTTGACGGGTACGCTGGTCACCGTCGCGAGCTTCATTCCGGTCGGCCTCAACAACAGCTCGGCGGGCGAATTCACCTTCACCCTGTTCGTTGTCATCGCCGTGTCGCTGCTGGCGTCATGGATCGTCGCCGTTCTGTTCGTGCCGCTGCTCGGCGTGACACTGCTTCCAAAAAAGATGAAGCTTCATCATCACGAGCCCGGTCGCTTCACCAAGGCATTCGGCAACCTGTTACGCTTCTGCGTGCGCCGCAAGTGGCTGACCATTGGCGCCACGACGGCGGCGTTTGCCCTCTCGATATTCGGCATGGCCTTCGTACAGCAACAGTTCTTCCCGTCTTCGGACCGGACTGAACTGATCATCGACTGGACCGTGCCGCAAAATGCCTCGATCACCGAGACGCGCGCGCAAATGGACCGTTTCGAGAAGACCGTCCTCGAAGGCAATCCCGACGT
The Pseudolabrys sp. FHR47 genome window above contains:
- a CDS encoding efflux RND transporter permease subunit; protein product: MKRFNLSDWALDHRSLIWYFMIMASIAGFFSYFNLGRAEDPDFTIKTMIIQAQWPGATVEDMIGQVTDRIEKKLEELDTFDYAKSLNTPGSTTIFVNLKETTKAKDIPALWAKIRNMIADIKGQFPDGVVGPTFNDSFGDVYGNVYAFTADGFSQRQLRDYVEDVRARILAVPNIGKVDLIGAQDEVIYLEFSTRQIAALGLTRQSVIDTLKAQNAISPSGSIETEGERISVRVSGSFTSEQSLRAINLRINDRFFRLGDVANITRGYVDPPTSLFRVGGKPAIGLAIGMKPNANLLNFGEALKEEMAKIEAELPVGIGVHQVSDQPAIVEEAVGGFTKALFEAVAIVLIVSFVSLGLRAGLVVAVTIPLVLAITFVVMEVWGISLQRISLGALIIALGLLVDDAMIAVEMMVARLEAGDPLPKAATHVYTSTAFPMLTGTLVTVASFIPVGLNNSSAGEFTFTLFVVIAVSLLASWIVAVLFVPLLGVTLLPKKMKLHHHEPGRFTKAFGNLLRFCVRRKWLTIGATTAAFALSIFGMAFVQQQFFPSSDRTELIIDWTVPQNASITETRAQMDRFEKTVLEGNPDVDHWSSYVGQGAVRFLLSYDVQPSSPNFGQIVIVARDVEARDRIREKAKAIIARDFVGTDAYVHLLDIGPPVGRPVLYRVSGPDVQIVRNVAQKVASVLGQNKNLTDIVYDWNEPGRVVKVDVLQDKAAQLGITSEAIATTLNGVIGGATATQVRDSIYLINVVGRALGRERSSIETLQNLQIQTGAGKTVPLAAVANFRYESEQPVIWRRGRLPTISVKAAVGTSVQPATVVEQLTPEIAEISRTLPAGYRIVTGGSVEESAKGQAPIVAIVPIMLLVMATILMFQLQSFQRLFLVVVVAPLGLIGVVGALLPSGAPLGFVAILGVLALIGILIRNSVILVIQIEQLRSEGKDGWLAVIEATEHRMRPIMLTAAAASLALIPIAREVFWGPMAYAMMGGIIVGTVLTLLFLPALYVAWFRLKEPQSSTNAALPG
- a CDS encoding efflux RND transporter periplasmic adaptor subunit, which encodes MPRNLVSHVFFCGALTLALAACDDQQKSAVQPPLPVKAQVVSASEHALSVAFTGEIKARVQSELAFRFAGRIAKRFVDVGDHIHAGQVLATLEAREQTAEVDSADAGVKSAEATLRQATAAYDRQKALLTNGFTTQTNYDNALQTLQAARASLDVARSTLGTAKEQFANTTLIADAAGVVTARNAEAGQVVEAAQSVFTVSLDGERDAVFDVFEGLLSHQATNATIEVALVSDPGVKTTGTVREIAPTVDPSTGTVRIKVAVDKSPAAMTLGAAVTGAGHFQAAPVFRLPSSAFFTERGKPAVWTIYPRSHIASMKPIVIDSYRSNEILIRSGLKAGEIVATAGAQLLRPGQIVKPLIASEQARAETAP
- a CDS encoding efflux RND transporter periplasmic adaptor subunit → MKSPLVSLAAVALAGLLAGCNDNTSMAKAGPAPRPVVSMLVKAQKEQPSGFAGTIQPEFQTDRGFRVLGRLIARRVDVGDVVRPGQVLAQIDPLLLELAVRSSEADLAKAKAQLDNATATESRRRALLAKDVVTQADFDTAQQSLEAASASVKQAEANLTKAREQRGYATLTADAAGVVTSVDAEVGQMVTAGKKVMTIARTDSREAVVDIPDFTARSLSPGQPFTVSLQADPSVTASGKIREIAPQADQATRTRRVKITLDRNVEEFRLGTTITVWPVEHATAQTFFDIPASAIVTRDGGPHVWRLDPKTKTVHAVSVEITEKDSQKIRIGSGLAAGERIVIAGVNSLSNGQIVKFDERNSP
- a CDS encoding AtzE family amidohydrolase; amino-acid sequence: MSDHTWSSAAEIAAAVQSGKVSALDVTEQMLAVIDKRNPLLNAFTAVTAERARAKAKAVDASPDRAKLPLAGVPFAVKNLFDIEGLPTVAGSKINRTRAAAKHDAVLIERMEAAGAVLTGALNMGEYAYDFTGENVHDGPSRNPHDPERMTGGSSGGSGGAVGGGMVPIALGSDTNGSIRVPSSLCGIFGLKPTYGRLTRARSFPFVASLDHLGPFARTVRDLALSYDAMQGFDAEDAACVDRPRESTTPFLEQGLEGLRVAVAGGYFRKGASLEALSALDTAAKAVGARTVEIPEANRARSAAFVITTTEGAALHLERLRTQANDFDPAVRDRLIAGAMIPSTLVVKAQNFRRWYRDAVLNLFKDCDAILAPATPVTAPKIGQVNFTLDGVEMPVRANMGLYTQPISFIGLPVVAVPVPLKPLPIGVQIIAAPWREDVALRIAHALETMGVVAAPRPVL
- a CDS encoding TetR/AcrR family transcriptional regulator; amino-acid sequence: MAMQQLQDGDSLEGQRATPDRSNLKVASILAAARELFIDQGFDAVSMDMVSRQANVSKATLYAHFTSKEALFTAVMVDEANRVADEIWRLTLDKDDVAHVLRLVATNFVEIFLTEQAMLLLRTVAGVVPRLPSVGTAIFESGPKVIKERLAQFLIKAHESGQLNVPDPALAAIQFLSLVRGDFDIRGMLVPSSPPSRAEVDAQIEAGIELFLGRYSPVRSPG
- a CDS encoding DUF4089 domain-containing protein produces the protein MADKLDDFIDAAAVALNLPLEPAWKGAVKANLEVSLRHAATYADFPLPDEAEPAPIFKA
- a CDS encoding glutathione S-transferase N-terminal domain-containing protein — its product is MSVRLTEPSGLMTLRSTETSPFGRKVRIAIDVLGLGARIAVAPANTLDENDTLRQQNPLGKMPCLLLPGSEVLYDSGVIIEYLQEFAGTDRLVPRQGPERYRKLTLATLADGITDAALLMVYEGRFREPGAHSTRWLTHQRGKMLRALAAFEPAPPPANVTDIVSIGLACALGYLDWRQPIAWRPEHPRLEQWLTDFSRHEGAFGRTQAKS
- a CDS encoding phosphate ABC transporter substrate-binding protein, whose protein sequence is MPYPASGPVTLDTNLADYPVTRALKAGAVTSDLVKFNFTGPKVANQGFKPMVREGRFDAGELAIVTFLQAKIYGKPLTLLPAVVMARGQHHTISYNVARGPLAPRDIEGKRFGTRSYSVTTGVWVRGILKDEYGVDLGKVTWCTTDDGHLAEYKDPANCVRLPAGSNVEKMLIEGEVDGAILGGELPDEPRVAPLFPDPHKAAEAWSKKNGMVPINHLFVVRSELAQQRPDVVRDIFRLLKESKAQGVPPESMKDGIDPVPFGVENNRKALETIIRYSYEQQVIPRMMSVDELFDDVTRDLV
- a CDS encoding tripartite tricarboxylate transporter substrate binding protein — its product is MRMIKRPVLALVLALALALPGLAQAEDYPNRNIRLIVPFPPGGPNDVIARVVAKRMSDILKQTIVIDNRGGQGGVLGTDAVVRAEPDGYTIAITSAGALAISPSMEKVPYETLRDLQPVTLVASVPEMLVVADNVPAKNMQELVALAKAQPGKFNFASSGAGSLPHLAGELFKLSAKIDVVHVPYRGAAPAVNDLLGGQTQMAFFDLPVLLPHVQAGKLRAIAIGAPKRSAAAPDVPTTAEAGMGELQAENWYGMVAPAKTPAAVIQILNKAAIEAMKDAEVIDRMNKVGAKLVGNSPEEFRSYITAETEKWTRVIKAAYIPVSK